A region of the Culex quinquefasciatus strain JHB chromosome 1, VPISU_Cqui_1.0_pri_paternal, whole genome shotgun sequence genome:
GGATGGTTCGGTTTTGACTTCCGCGTCGCCGTTTTCAACTTTCATAAACGGAACCAGGAACTCCATCGAATCGGCCAGTGGGTACTTCTCCGGATTTGTCCCTTCTGCCAACTCATGGCGGTATTTGGCGAAGGCATCCCGCATCGTGGTCCACGTGGATTTGCATTGCGCGACGGTATCTACAACGAGCGCAATATACGGATTAGTTACGGGGTCATGAACTCTGTGGAGTCCTACTTACATCCATCACCAATGTCCGCGGCCAGTTCCTGCCACGCACTCTCCTGCTGGTCGGCGTCCCAGTATTCGGCCGTGCTCGTGTCCCACAAACTCGGGAAGCTTTGAACCAGCGTTACGAACATGAAGTCAAAGTCCGGATCGTGGGAGGCCATGGTCAGTTGTTTGGACGCTACCGGTTTGTTTTTGTCCCTTCTGTTTGAAACTAcacagttataaacaaaatgccaaAAACGTCAGAGGAACTGTCAAACGAGAACGCGCGTTTGTTATTACGAATGAACAGAACAAAGCACAGGTACAAACAAAATACTGCTGCCTATCGTGCCTTAACAACACCACTACCAGCGCGCTTTGAGTGCAGATCTTCACTGGAGAGCTCTTCTTCCAGTTGCGTCAGTTTGTCTTCAACTAAATTCTGACTGAGTTTGTTGTAAAAGCGTATTCTTGTaataattatttgaataaaatcacCTTGTTTACATCTAAGGTTACGTCCTATTGACAAGAGAAAGAAAATGACTTCGTTTGACGATCCCCGGGTCAACTACAAGTTCGTGGCGCTGATTGAGTGCTATCCGTGGATCTACGACACAACCCACCCGGACTACGCCATAGCGGAAAAGGTCGATGCAGGGTGGCAGCAGGTGGTCGATGAGCTCGGAATCGGAGGTAACTTCCCAGCACAAGTCAACTAAAGTCAAAATACTCAAACCGTTCGTTTCAGCTACCATACAGGACTGCAAAGCCCGCTGGCGGAACATCCGCGGACGGTTCACAAAGTACATCAAGGCGTACTCCGAGGACAGCACAGTCACGCCGTACTACCTGGCCAGTGCGCTACGGTTCGTGCTTCCCTTTATGAAGAACCGCCTCTGCCTCACCGATGCCCAGTTCGAACAGATCGGAACGGAACCCGGCGATGTTTCGGACAACAGTCACCTCTTTACGCCGTCGATCACACTCGGCGAGGTGGAAATCATCGAATCGTCCGACGAGGGTGAACTCGACCTGAAACCTACCTGCATCGAGGAGGAATCTCTGCTCGTAGAACCGGTCAGTGAGGCGAGACCTACGGCACGGAAGCGACCATCGCCAGTGCCGATGGAGACACCTCAACCGGAGAGGAAAGAGTCGCGAAAGCGATCTCGAACGGTTCAAGAACCGGAGCCGGCGTCCAGCTCATATCCGGCGACGTCCTCGAGTCGAAGCGATGAAGTCCGGTTCAGCAACAGTTCGGTGTCAATCGACTTTGATCCGAACAGTATGCAACGGGACTGTGATGTGATGTTTCTGCTGAGTTTGCTGCCCGATTTTAAGAACATGAACGAACGGCAGAAGCGGAAGTTTAAGGCGGGCGTCATGAATCTGACCTTTGATATCATGGAGGAGAATTAAGATTAGTTTGAATTTTGACTAATTTAATTTGGCGAGATAATAAAGACTGACCATtcattatgattatttttttgtcaatttcaagTAAAAATCTAATCCGCTGCTCAAAAGAATTCGTTTATTTGTTTCAAGTGTCTTTTATGCTAATTCCGATGATTTACCGATATGCTCAGCGGTTAATGTCAAATCACCTAGATCaattctttatgtaaactaatgtcaaaaacataaacaatgaattttaaaacccgccgtttgacatgcatgatttttcaaacccgccaaacaaatcgcagcaaactTACTTGGTTGCGATGGAactaaaaatattgtcaaatattttcTGTTTACATCAACTGCGAATCCATTGTCACGATTTCCTAAAGCTTAATTCTAACGGTCTAAACCTGGATTTGAGTTGGAAAAGGTTTGTAGGAGT
Encoded here:
- the LOC6034313 gene encoding uncharacterized protein LOC6034313; amino-acid sequence: MTSFDDPRVNYKFVALIECYPWIYDTTHPDYAIAEKVDAGWQQVVDELGIGATIQDCKARWRNIRGRFTKYIKAYSEDSTVTPYYLASALRFVLPFMKNRLCLTDAQFEQIGTEPGDVSDNSHLFTPSITLGEVEIIESSDEGELDLKPTCIEEESLLVEPVSEARPTARKRPSPVPMETPQPERKESRKRSRTVQEPEPASSSYPATSSSRSDEVRFSNSSVSIDFDPNSMQRDCDVMFLLSLLPDFKNMNERQKRKFKAGVMNLTFDIMEEN